One Luoshenia tenuis DNA window includes the following coding sequences:
- a CDS encoding sodium-dependent transporter, protein MEKRSKFSGKLGFVLAAAGSAVGLGNIWRFPYLAAKYGGGVFLLIYIILVVTFGFAIMVAEVGIGRKTGLSPIGAFSKLNKKYTFIGVLASCVAAIILPYYSVIGGWVMKYFTLYATGNHALMAGENFFNSFIGESWQPLIWLVIFIGITTAVVLGGVKNGIEKASKILMPVLIVLSIGVAVYSITLPGAMEGVKYFLLPDFSRFSGQTILAAMGQMFYSMSLAMGIMITYGSYLRKEDDLEKSVSHIEWFDTGIAILAGFMVIPAVFAFSGGDQAAINAGPGLMFVTLPKVFEQMGLGTVIGMAFFLLVFFAALTSAISLMEAVVATLQDKFKWSRVRATLSVAVFAILLGIPSSLGNGVWSNFKILNMDFLSFMDFMSNSVIMPIVALLTCVFVGWVIGTKVISDEVKISSRFAREKVFNVIIKYIAPIFIVLILISSVLDGLGIWKI, encoded by the coding sequence ATGGAGAAACGAAGTAAGTTTTCCGGTAAGCTGGGCTTTGTGCTGGCGGCGGCTGGCTCGGCCGTTGGGTTAGGGAATATCTGGCGCTTTCCCTATCTGGCGGCAAAATACGGCGGGGGCGTCTTTTTGCTGATCTACATCATCCTGGTGGTGACCTTCGGCTTTGCCATCATGGTGGCCGAAGTGGGCATCGGCCGCAAAACGGGGCTAAGCCCCATCGGCGCGTTTAGCAAGCTGAATAAAAAGTACACCTTTATCGGCGTACTGGCCTCTTGTGTGGCGGCCATCATCCTGCCGTATTACAGCGTGATCGGCGGCTGGGTCATGAAGTACTTTACCCTGTATGCCACCGGTAATCACGCGCTTATGGCGGGGGAGAACTTTTTTAACAGCTTTATCGGTGAATCCTGGCAGCCGCTGATCTGGTTGGTTATCTTTATCGGCATCACCACGGCTGTGGTGTTGGGCGGTGTGAAAAACGGCATCGAAAAGGCCAGCAAGATTCTGATGCCTGTGCTGATCGTGCTTTCCATCGGCGTAGCGGTTTATTCGATTACCCTGCCGGGGGCGATGGAGGGCGTAAAATACTTTTTGCTGCCGGATTTCTCGCGCTTTTCCGGGCAAACCATCCTGGCGGCGATGGGGCAGATGTTCTATTCCATGTCTCTGGCCATGGGTATCATGATCACATACGGCTCATACCTGCGTAAGGAGGATGACCTGGAAAAATCTGTTTCTCACATCGAGTGGTTCGATACGGGCATCGCAATCCTGGCAGGCTTCATGGTCATCCCTGCGGTATTCGCATTCTCTGGCGGAGACCAGGCGGCCATCAACGCCGGGCCTGGATTGATGTTCGTGACCCTGCCCAAGGTCTTTGAGCAGATGGGGCTGGGAACGGTTATCGGCATGGCGTTTTTCCTGCTGGTGTTCTTCGCGGCGCTCACCTCGGCTATTTCGCTGATGGAAGCGGTGGTGGCAACCCTTCAGGATAAATTCAAATGGTCCCGTGTGCGGGCCACGCTGTCGGTGGCGGTATTCGCCATCCTGCTGGGCATCCCTTCTTCGCTGGGTAACGGGGTCTGGAGCAATTTTAAGATCTTGAATATGGATTTCCTCTCCTTCATGGATTTTATGAGCAACTCGGTCATCATGCCGATCGTGGCGCTGCTGACCTGTGTGTTCGTAGGCTGGGTCATCGGCACCAAGGTGATCAGCGACGAGGTGAAGATCTCCTCCCGCTTTGCGCGTGAAAAGGTGTTTAATGTCATCATCAAATACATCGCGCCGATCTTTATCGTGCTGATCCTCATCAGTTCAGTTCTGGACGGTCTAGGCATCTGGAAGATTTAA
- a CDS encoding AzlD domain-containing protein: MDYNRILWVIAVMAVVTYIPRVIPLAVFKRRIENVYVQSFLTYMPYGVLAAMVFPEVLYSTANLTSALCGVAAALVLAYRKLGLLPVALGATAVVFVVEQVMALLA, from the coding sequence ATGGACTATAATCGCATTTTATGGGTGATCGCCGTAATGGCGGTAGTGACCTATATCCCCCGCGTTATTCCGCTGGCGGTTTTTAAAAGAAGGATCGAAAACGTCTACGTCCAGTCGTTTTTGACATATATGCCCTATGGCGTACTGGCCGCCATGGTATTCCCCGAGGTGCTTTATTCGACGGCGAACCTGACTTCTGCGCTTTGCGGAGTGGCCGCGGCGCTGGTGTTGGCCTACCGCAAGCTGGGGCTGCTGCCCGTTGCGCTGGGGGCCACAGCGGTGGTCTTTGTCGTAGAGCAGGTGATGGCGCTTTTAGCTTGA
- a CDS encoding AzlC family ABC transporter permease, with the protein MTERLGEELTLAKGVKDGLPIAFGYVSVAFAFGMLAIEKGLPLWAPIVISLTNFTGTGQFVGMGMIFTTATLLEVAFTMLIVNLRYLLMSLSLSQRIEPGMPLWKRVIIAFGNTDEIFAVSMQQNRALNFRYMLGLILCAYSGWILGTCIGAMASSLLPFAIRSALGIAIYAMFIAIIIPPAREMRPVAIVVALAVGLSCLFKWVPFLNAMGSGWAIIICGVAASAAGALLFPIKVKKEGDKHGL; encoded by the coding sequence ATGACCGAGCGGCTGGGGGAAGAGTTGACGCTGGCAAAGGGCGTAAAAGATGGTTTGCCCATCGCATTTGGTTATGTTTCAGTAGCCTTTGCCTTTGGGATGCTGGCCATCGAAAAAGGGCTGCCGCTATGGGCGCCCATCGTGATTTCGTTGACCAATTTTACCGGCACGGGCCAGTTTGTGGGCATGGGTATGATCTTTACCACTGCTACGCTGCTGGAAGTTGCCTTTACCATGCTGATCGTCAATCTGCGGTACCTACTCATGTCGCTTTCGCTGTCGCAGCGCATTGAACCAGGGATGCCGCTTTGGAAACGGGTCATCATCGCCTTTGGCAATACGGATGAGATTTTTGCGGTATCGATGCAGCAAAACCGGGCGCTCAACTTCCGGTACATGCTGGGGTTGATCTTATGCGCTTACTCCGGCTGGATATTGGGCACCTGCATTGGCGCTATGGCCAGCTCGCTTTTGCCGTTTGCGATACGCAGCGCGCTGGGTATTGCGATCTACGCCATGTTTATCGCTATCATCATCCCGCCGGCGCGGGAGATGCGGCCGGTAGCTATCGTGGTAGCGCTGGCGGTGGGCTTAAGCTGTCTGTTCAAATGGGTACCGTTTTTAAATGCCATGGGCAGTGGTTGGGCTATTATCATCTGTGGCGTGGCGGCATCGGCCGCGGGCGCGCTGCTGTTCCCCATCAAAGTCAAAAAAGAGGGGGACAAGCATGGACTATAA
- a CDS encoding cysteine hydrolase family protein: MKTVLIVVDYQNDFVDGALGFPGAEKLEGAICQKIEAAAQAGGDVIFTFDTHRDDYLETKEGRDLPIPHCLEGTPGWELYGRVKDCHTPQTKAFYKETFGSLALAEYLSGMPYEQVELVGLVSNICVLSNAVLARAALPQARIRIDAACTLGPDPALHQKALDVMQGLGIEVYNR, from the coding sequence ATGAAGACGGTGCTGATCGTGGTGGATTACCAAAACGATTTTGTGGATGGCGCTTTGGGTTTCCCAGGCGCGGAAAAGCTGGAGGGAGCGATCTGCCAGAAAATCGAGGCGGCCGCACAGGCGGGGGGAGATGTGATCTTCACCTTTGATACCCACCGGGACGATTACCTGGAAACCAAGGAGGGGCGCGACCTGCCGATACCCCATTGCCTGGAAGGGACCCCGGGCTGGGAACTGTATGGACGAGTGAAGGACTGCCATACGCCGCAAACCAAGGCTTTTTACAAAGAGACCTTTGGTTCTCTGGCGCTGGCGGAGTATTTAAGCGGCATGCCCTATGAACAGGTGGAGCTGGTGGGGCTGGTCAGCAACATCTGCGTGCTCTCCAACGCCGTACTGGCGCGGGCCGCCCTGCCGCAGGCGCGCATCCGTATCGACGCGGCCTGTACCCTGGGGCCGGACCCGGCGCTGCACCAAAAGGCGCTGGATGTGATGCAGGGGTTGGGGATCGAAGTTTACAACCGGTAA
- a CDS encoding HAD-IIB family hydrolase, which translates to MDKKYFFFDIDGTLCYGLSRTVPASTQACLAQLRAAGHFVSIATGRLQKDALAIAQRIGISTLVADGGNSVTLNGRLLSMESLPVPACVRFIRQLEQKGIPWAAVIHNELEQVTPDGRYRRAIARDYFGIVEDPAFDYTAQPAFYKLMVACSPEWESSIDFGTLPHVRYTPDRLMIEPTSKADGIKKMMDALDAPYSDVVVFGDGMNDIQMFGDQWFSIAMGNACPELKALADYVTDRCDRDGIWNACKRFGWI; encoded by the coding sequence ATGGATAAGAAATACTTCTTTTTTGATATCGACGGTACCCTGTGCTATGGCCTAAGCCGCACGGTGCCTGCCAGCACACAGGCCTGCCTTGCACAGCTGCGCGCCGCCGGGCACTTTGTATCCATCGCTACGGGCCGTCTGCAAAAAGACGCCCTGGCCATCGCCCAGCGCATCGGCATTTCCACCCTGGTGGCCGATGGGGGCAACAGCGTCACCCTAAACGGGCGCCTGCTCTCCATGGAGAGCCTGCCTGTACCGGCCTGCGTGCGCTTTATCCGCCAACTGGAACAAAAGGGCATCCCCTGGGCTGCGGTGATCCATAACGAGCTGGAGCAGGTCACGCCGGATGGCCGCTACCGCCGGGCTATCGCCAGGGATTATTTCGGCATCGTTGAGGATCCGGCCTTTGACTATACGGCCCAGCCGGCATTTTATAAGCTGATGGTGGCCTGCAGCCCCGAGTGGGAGAGCAGCATCGATTTTGGTACCCTTCCCCACGTACGTTATACGCCGGACCGGCTGATGATCGAGCCCACCAGCAAGGCCGATGGCATCAAAAAGATGATGGATGCACTGGATGCTCCCTACAGCGACGTGGTGGTCTTTGGAGATGGCATGAACGATATCCAGATGTTTGGCGACCAGTGGTTTTCCATCGCCATGGGCAATGCCTGCCCGGAGCTTAAGGCCCTGGCCGACTATGTGACCGACCGCTGCGACCGGGATGGGATTTGGAACGCCTGCAAACGGTTCGGCTGGATCTGA
- a CDS encoding response regulator transcription factor has product MRVLVVDDDRLVCASLKTILEAEGDIEVVAMGYDGSEAVALYSQKQPDILLMDIRMEKMTGLQAGEQILQAEPQAKILYLTTFLDDEYIVRAIGLGAKGYILKQKFESIVPALRAVQMGQNVFGDEIVTKLPELMAQGGQKEFSQYGLSAREEELMALVAKGLSNREIAARLYLSEGTVRNYLSAILDKLQLRDRTQLAIFYYESGRVLRR; this is encoded by the coding sequence ATGCGCGTTTTAGTGGTGGATGACGACCGGCTGGTCTGCGCCTCGTTAAAGACCATATTGGAGGCGGAAGGGGATATTGAGGTCGTGGCCATGGGGTATGACGGCAGCGAGGCCGTGGCGCTTTACAGCCAGAAGCAACCGGATATTTTGCTGATGGATATCCGGATGGAGAAGATGACCGGCCTGCAGGCGGGCGAGCAGATCTTGCAGGCGGAACCCCAGGCCAAGATCCTTTACCTGACCACATTTTTAGATGACGAGTACATCGTGCGCGCCATCGGCCTGGGGGCTAAGGGATATATTCTCAAGCAGAAATTTGAGAGCATCGTACCTGCGCTGCGCGCCGTGCAGATGGGGCAGAATGTGTTCGGCGATGAGATTGTGACCAAATTGCCCGAGCTGATGGCCCAGGGCGGGCAAAAAGAGTTTAGCCAATATGGGCTTAGCGCCCGGGAAGAAGAGCTGATGGCGCTGGTGGCCAAGGGACTGAGCAACCGGGAGATCGCCGCCCGGCTGTATTTGAGCGAGGGCACGGTGCGCAATTACCTCAGCGCGATACTGGATAAGCTGCAACTGCGGGATCGGACGCAACTGGCCATCTTTTACTACGAATCGGGCCGGGTTTTGCGGCGGTGA